The following DNA comes from Excalfactoria chinensis isolate bCotChi1 chromosome 5, bCotChi1.hap2, whole genome shotgun sequence.
TTACCTGCTGGAAGTGCGGCCAGGATGCTGGAAATACGGGTGTTGGTTCCAGCCACTTGTGCTGGGTGACTGTCCTCTTTTGTGAGGGACAGCGGTGACTGAACGACTTCAGCGCAGGGTttgataaatataaatattattttgtgttCATACATGTTGTTCtggttttctgtgtgtgcacaTAGGGATTATTTTGAGGTAAAGATTATTTCATCAAGTTTCATAGCACAGCAAAATTTAGAGTTATATGTTTGTGGAAATGGAACACTAGTATGTATGAAGATTTAAACTTGTGAACTCTGAAAACACTTCCAAAAACCAGATGAATTTTCAGACTGTTAATTATGCGTCCTACTTTGTTATTTCTGGAGCTTCCCTTCAGAGCAAATTCTAAAGATTCTTAACTTCAAAACCATTTTTAGTTGCTTTGAAAGATTCTTTGCTGCTTGCCTTCTTGCTGTGGAACAACTGCCCAAAATGTGTCACCGGAACACAGAGTTAACTTGCTTCTCctaggatttttctttttggtgagGAGTAGCATTAGAATTGGTTTTTAGATtagtttttgttcctttctttttcctgttaggATATACTGCTCATCAACCTCATAATAGAGCACATGATTTGTGACACAGATCCAGAACTTGGAGGGGCAGTGCTACTAATGGGTTTGCTTCGTACCTTAGTTGATCCAGAAAATATGCTCGCCACTGCCAATGTAAGTAAATACCttcaaataaaatttcagtTGGATGTTTGGTGATATGTTACATacataattttttgttttattttattttaatcctgtagaaaacagaaaagacagaattcTTGGGTTTCTTCTACAAACACTGTATGCATGTTCTGACAGCCCCCTTATTGGCCAATACTACAGAGGACAAGCCTAGCAAAGGTAATGCAGCGCTGGATGTCGGGTACATCAGGGGCTGTTGAATTTAGACAGACACTTATGTTTAGAACAGAGTAAATGTCAAAGGATATATTTTGTCTTATAAGAGTACCTGAGACTATGATACATAATTTAAAGTATCATATTTGCACTCTAGCTAGTCATTTGAATAACTGGTAAGTATAAAATTCAGCAAAGAATCCTGCTTAATAAGTGAACTACACTTGCTTAAGcttcagcaaaatatttaaacatttgtaTTATTTTGAGTAACTCAAGAGACTGTCCCGTGACATAGACTTGAAAAGGtgtcagttgttttttttttgaagtcaGAGATTACCAGTGAGGGTCCAAAAATGCTGCAGAGAGCATGTGTGGTGCCACAATACTTTGCAGAAAATAAGGATGTTGGTTGTACATCAGAAGAAGACAATCATGAGAGTAACAAAGTGACAGTCCTTGCTGGCTGCTAGCAGCGGTACTGTTTATTAGTATTAAAGCACATTGAAAATTAATGTGAAATGATGTACATAAATAAACTTCTTAATTAACTGTGTAAATTTCCAAGGAATTAGTTTAATTGATCTGTTGGATCTCAGCTCACCTCCAGATGGTTTTGAAGTGAGTTTTTTTACTACGTAAAATGCTTGTGTTGTACAGTGACCAGTAATCTAGCAGTATTCCTAAAaactgccttttaaaaatgattgaTTCTAATGTCTTCATTGTTTCTTtctacttgaaaacaaaacatgagtCACCTTCATTAGCACACTGCTGTGACTGTGTCCTAGAAATGTTAAAAGAggctctttttcttccatgctaCTTCTAAGAGGGTTTCCTGCTAGAGCTGTACAATTAGAAAATATCCAGTCCATTACAAGCTAGTTCAGTTTCTATTTTAACGACTAAATCTACCTTCCATCATATTCCCTAAGGCATCTGTGGGAAAATGCAGGAAATTGTAGATGTTTACCAGACTGTGTTGGATATTTGAAGTAAACTTTTGGTGGTAACATCCTGCttaattggttttgttttggttttgttataGATGATTTTCAGACAGCCCAACTCTTGGCATTAATACTGGAATTGCTAACTTTCTGTGTAGAACATCATACTTACCACATAAAGAACTACATCATCAACAAAGATATCCTGCGAAGGGTGCTTGTTCTCATGGCCTCAAAGCATGCTTTCTTGGCACTGTGTAAGTTCAAACGCTGAAGAATAAACTAGTATTTTGTGAGTGTGAATTGCTGTGAATCTTCAttcttctggaagaaaactTCTCACGGATGAGACAGTTTGTTACTGAACATAGaaattctgctgttttcctctgtgtttcttAAACAGATTTAGAGATATCAGAATTAGTAAATAATAACGTTTCTGTTTCAGGTGCCCTTCgtttcaagagaaaaataattgggCTAAAGGATGAATTCTACAACCGCTACATaatgaaaagttttttgtttgaaCCTGTGgtcaaagcatttctgaataATGGTTCCCGTTATAATTTGATGAACTCTGCCATAATAGAGATGTTTGAGTTTATCAGAGTGGTGAGTGATGTTATATGCTGAAGATAATTACTACTTGCTTCACCTTCTAGCTCAAGTAGACTTGTTATTTGTGCCATATATTATGCTGTCATGGTATGACGTGATATGCCCATGACACTGTGTTTAAATGAACTGTCTTTTTTGTTCTCAGTgttaatgtatttattctttcttacGTTTGGGTGGTACAATGGTGTGAAAATTAAATTCACTCAGTACTCAATATATttacagagtcatagaatggctgaggttggaatGGACATTTGTTTAGTTCCAACCTCTCTGTCAtgggcaggattgccaaccacAAGTTAGGGCccaatccaacctggccttaaatgccttcagggatggagcatccacagcttctcagggcagcctgtgccagcgcctcaccacgCTTTTCAGTAAAGAGAGCACAGCATTCAATTGGAATAGCAAACAAAGTTAGGTTTCTGTAGGGGAGCTTGTCTGGCACTGTGTggccacaaaaataaaaagtttggTGCTCATTTCTCCTGAAAGGTATCTTTCTTGTTCTCATCctaaataaacagataaacagTTGTTTTTACCTAAGTTGCTTAATGGCAGGAAAGGAACAATATGAGAGCTAAATATTGTAAGTATatgtgtttgggttttgttttcttttagttaaGTAATTACAACAGATAGTAGTTAATCTATCAGTATACAAATGTTTACAATTTGCAGCAGGACATACTTGTCAGAGTTGGTTTTTTAATCGTTTTCTACTGGAATTTTAGATTCTATGTCTATAATTTGAAGGATATGTTCTTAGAAGATTACTACTTTTACGTCTGCTTCTCTGATCATATATTTGAAGTTCTAAATTTTTAACTTTATCTGTGGTGTGTTTCTTGCGTAAGCTAATAATTATGTTTTCTattgaatatttaaaatatagtGTCTCCATTGCTTTTTATATTACATTAAGAAATAGATTCACTTGAAGCAAAATAAGTCATTTTGTGTTTGTTCCATTCTATAGGAAGATATAAAATCTTTAACGGCTCATGTGATTGAAAATTATTGGAAAGCACTGGAAGATGTAGATTATGTGCAGACATTCAAAGGACTGAAACTACGATTTGAGCAACAAAGGGAAAGACAAGATAATCCAAAACTTGATAGGTAATGGGCTCTAAATTATTTTACAATGAATTCTGTTTTGGGAATAATGATGGATTAATGATAGCAGGAAGAGTAAATAATTTCAACTTGATTGTATCTCATCTGTTGTTGAATTTAATTGGTTGATAGTGTGATTTCCAGATGTATTGCTTCAAACTCTTGATCAACTTTAAGGTAACATATTTGCTGAAGGCAGAcacattccctcccttcccttcctgtAAAGAAATAATGCTGTTCATCCATTTCAActtcaagaaataaatattcatacCGTAGCCAGACTCAGCTTTTATCTTATTCTTCCACCTTGTAAGGCTTTGCAAGGCTTGTCACAGTCTATGTCCTAAGTGAAATAAACAAGTGAAATAAACAgatagaaaaatgcaaaaatcacAATAATTTGCTTACACATTTTAACAAAGAATTGTTCAGTCAGTAAGGAGGCCAAGATTGGTATTAACATATTTGGAAACTGCCACTTAAGTAATAGTTTTCCAGTAGGAGCAAAACTTTAAtataaatgcagtttaaaataCTGTATATCACATAGATCCAGGTTATAATGTTGGCAAGTTAAAATAGTTTTAGCATCCTGCTGCCTCTCCTAGGGAAAAAGGTGGTGGAGCAAAGATAGACCCACACTTAAGAATAAATAATCAGAAGGAGTGATAAAAGTAGCGTTTGGTATCCAAGGCccttaaaaatagaaaatacgGATACCAAACAAAAATGGCGGATGCAGCAGGAAGAGACGACTGTCTTTTTaacatacctttttttttttttttaaatatatttgacCTTACATGCTGGTGGGTTATGTTATATTAAGTGCAATAAGAAAAACGTCTGTAGTTTCTAAACTTCTTTTTACAACCTTTTATTTACCACTGCAAATGACTCCAAGTCTGAATGCAACACCGACACTGATTTGAAATAACATCAAATTGTGCTGTTAGTAAGCTACAGGATTTTGTACAGTTGGTCTGAATGCACTCTTACCAGAGCTGTAAGTCATGTACTGctacagaagaaatgtttttaatgttatttgcattgaaaatacaaatgaagtTGCACATGTGCAAATGATTTGCTGTACTAAAGATACTGACTACAGTATTTGCATCCATAAAATGTCCATGTAAATGTCAAGTAGACTTTTTGTTACTGATACGAGCTGATTGTTGAAtcaatgtttttaaaacttactgttcttcagcatgcGCTCCATTTTGAGAAACCACAGATACAGAAGGGATGCAAGAACcctggaggatgaggaggaaatgTGGTTTAATACTGATGAAGATGATATGGAAGATGGAGAGGCAGTGGTACCCCCTTCTGACAAAACTAAAAATGACGAAGATATTATGGACCCTATAAGTAAATtcatggagaggaaaaaatgtaagtGATGAGAAGAATGCTGTATGGCCTATACAGAAAACGTAATTTGTATTCTGTGGTCATACTGAAGTGaagctttttattcctttttttaatgaaggtCACAGATTTAGGAATTGACACTGAGCTGTTGAACGACCACTTCAAATAAGTTTTATTAGCTGTAAAAGCCAAGTGATGCAAAAGAATGTTTACTTCTTAAAGCATCTAAGTGATGATCTCAGCCAATAGTCAGGCTTTTCCAAGGTCTATTCAGATTTATTATTCAACATTTTCCACGTTTCTTGTGATGTTGTTGGTAGAAtaattgtgtttgtttcttgccAGTGACAACAGCAGCTAGGTGTAGTATAGCAGTAGGAAGAAAATCTATTATCACTCTTATCAAGTTGTGCATGAAGCTTTTTCCCACACAGTAAAATGATTTGTCATTAAATGTTTTGTTCAATAATGTTgcattggtttttgttttcatgtcttCTGTGCAGTAAAAGAGAGCGAAGAAAAGGAAGTTCTTCTGAAAACTAACCTTTCAGGTCGTCAGAGCCCAAGTTTcaagctttccttttccagcGGGACAAAATCTAATCTTAGCAGTCAGTCATCTGCAAGTAATCTGCCTGGATCCCCAGGTTCTCCTGGATCTCCAGGATCCCCTGGGTCTCCGGGGTCCGTTTCTAAAAGCACATCTCAGATGGCAGCTATTACAACTAAGGTAATTTTCAACAGAAGACTTCAATGTTATAGACTGGGAATTTTCTTTAGCATGTTTCACCGACCCCATGTCGGTGGGGATTCTGACATACTAAGCAGTCATGGACTGTGTGGTTTGTGCATGCTTTTTGTCTAATGTTTAGCATTTTCCAGATCTGGtatatatgaaaagaaaaaataaaagctctgtttATGCCCAAACACGTAATTTTTATACCATGTCTCTCAGGTGGTACAATTGTTTAAGTATGGAATGGAGTCTTTACATATGGAATATATGCATACAGTATTAGCTTCAAATTTTCAATGATGATAGAACAAAGGATGTTCAGGTTACACTGAATATGCAGAGCACtgaaaaaacattaataaattcAAACAttaatcccttttttttttcagtgtaatatGCATTGCTTATTGTGCTGCATTCACAAACTAGAAACGTTGTAATTAAGTTCTTCAATAATTATTTGATCCTCTTGTATATTCAGTGTTGTGCTACATGTGATGGTACAAAATGTGTGCAATTTAATAGAAGTACAGTTTAATGTGTGCATCTTGGTACTGACAGTTAGCtgaaattttctattttaagtGTCCATCATCGGTTTAAATAACATGATCCTTAAGTAAAGAACCAGCAGCTGTCATCATAGTTCAGTCCTTGTTAAGCTTCAGAAATTGCGACGTACAGTAGTTAAAGTTTTTAAAGATGGTGGCACCTCTTTGTGGGTGCTAATGCTGGATTTGTGGTTATATGCAGAACAAGagaatttaaatttaattactGAAGACTTAAACTGGCTTCTGTGAAGACAGACTGTTGCTATAAAAGCGTCCCAATTGGAAATTGAAACTCAGGgtgttctgtatttatttctgaagtgcttCCAGATTGCGCGTTGCTGCAGTCAGCTCTGCTCGGTGGAAGAAATTTGCACTTTTACAGACTGAGCTGTGGTGTATATTtagcaaaacaaagtaaatttttggattttctttctgttgtatcTCCACCCAGTGGGGTACATATAACCCCATTTTGTCTTTattcctttaaatatttttcagacaaTATAATATTCATTCATACCTTTTGTTCTGCTTGATTATATCCAGAACGTGATGAATCAATATCCTTACGGCAAAATGTTGTGCAGAAGTCATTTTCTAGTAGAAACATGAAGTGCAAactattttcttaattaaagtAGCTgtgcctgtctttgtagggaggCCTCGTTGGGCTTGTAGATTATCCtgatgatgatgaagaggaCGATGAAGATGAAGATAAGGAGGAAACTTTACCTTtgtcaaagaaagcaaagcttgaGTCATCATAATGGCAACTGCTGAAGAACATTACCGTTTGGGGGAAGGatattttttccatagaaaacaaacccacaacaaaGCAGCAATCTTTTGTGAATTACTGTGTGTAACACAGACCAACCTATACAAATGGATTTCTGCCAATCAAGTGCCAATtgaaaggagcagaagaaggGGAAATACTTCGTTTAGGGGAAAGACTTATGCCTTTGAGCTCTCCAGCTTGGACCACGTGTTGCCCTTTTCtcagggaaggaaatggaaaacaaaaacaaaaaagccaacaggGCAGGAGTTTTGTTAGTGGAACTCTGGATTGGCTGGTCAGTTGCTACAATCAGAGTATGCTTTCTTGGACCATACATGAgacttctgaagaaaaggcGGTTTTTGCCATAATTCTTCACTAGTTAAGAATGCCAGCAGTTTCTTTGTATAAAAGAGACCTGCCTTTGAAAATTGTACATTCTGAACATTTTAGTCAAGCTACAACAGGTTTTAAAAACCTCTGTGGGGGAGGAGGGATGAATAtcaagtttcctttttttcctttttttttttttttctttttttttttctttttttttttttaatctgttccCTTTGCCCTTTaaactgcagatttattttttttttggaggtgGGGGATTTGTTTGTCCCTTTCTGATTAAAGATTGAGTGGAATTCTAGATGTGGTCACTTTTGTGTCATAATTTTTTTGACCCCCTGAGTGTATGCTTAGTTGTTGAGTATATATTTGGGACCATTAAAATTTTTTGATGTAATATAATCTCACTGTTGTGCTGGTACCTGTTTCACCCTGTGGGATTTTGTTCTGCATCGCAGTTCTTAATGTGTTTAGGATTTTACGGAAGATGGTATAGTTTTTATTGGATAAAAAAATCCTTAATCTTACCGCAGTGTGCATAAAAGCAATACTATTTTGTgactaaat
Coding sequences within:
- the PPP4R3A gene encoding serine/threonine-protein phosphatase 4 regulatory subunit 3A is translated as MTDTRRRVKVYTLNEDRQWDDRGTGHVSSCYVERLKGMSLLVRAESDGSLLLESKINPNTAYQKQQDTLIVWSEAENYDLALSFQEKAGCDEIWEKICQVQGKDPSVDITQDLVDESEEERFDDMSSPGLELPSCELSRLEEIAELVASSLPSPLRREKLALALENEGYIKKLLEIFHVCEDLENIEGLHHLYEIIKGIFLLNRTALFEVMFSEECIMDVIGCLEYDPSLSQSRKHREFLTKTAKFKEVIPISDPELKQKIHQTYRVQYIQDMVLPTPSVFEENMLSTLHSFIFFNKVEIVGMLQEDEKFLTDLFAQLTDEATDEEKRQELVNFLKEFCAFSQTLQPQNRDAFFKTLSNMGILPALEVILGMDDAQVRSAATDIFSYLVEYNPSMVREFVMQEAQQNDDDILLINLIIEHMICDTDPELGGAVLLMGLLRTLVDPENMLATANKTEKTEFLGFFYKHCMHVLTAPLLANTTEDKPSKDDFQTAQLLALILELLTFCVEHHTYHIKNYIINKDILRRVLVLMASKHAFLALCALRFKRKIIGLKDEFYNRYIMKSFLFEPVVKAFLNNGSRYNLMNSAIIEMFEFIRVEDIKSLTAHVIENYWKALEDVDYVQTFKGLKLRFEQQRERQDNPKLDSMRSILRNHRYRRDARTLEDEEEMWFNTDEDDMEDGEAVVPPSDKTKNDEDIMDPISKFMERKKLKESEEKEVLLKTNLSGRQSPSFKLSFSSGTKSNLSSQSSASNLPGSPGSPGSPGSPGSPGSVSKSTSQMAAITTKGGLVGLVDYPDDDEEDDEDEDKEETLPLSKKAKLESS